Proteins encoded within one genomic window of Humulus lupulus chromosome 1, drHumLupu1.1, whole genome shotgun sequence:
- the LOC133828949 gene encoding uncharacterized mitochondrial protein AtMg00810-like has protein sequence MAQFLARQEAFATEISLQRATMERQQREIDEQVQRMIQREQEADWRHQEAAVALEAATQLARANAEAVAQAMMEAQAKAAGMRDHTSKADSSTFIYRSGALMLIVLIYVDDIIITGSTSAVISDLIGYLRTKFAVKNLGSLHYFLGLQVSRSAHGMHLSHTKYIRDLLTKTGLLESKPIPTPIALGSLSIHDGDLLPDATSYRSIIGALQFCTFTRPDISYSVNKLYQFMHSPTTVHLQAAKRVMRYLKGTPHLGLFIQPDTISQLHCFTDADWASCPDDRRSTSVYCVFLGLNLLSWSSSKQKVVSRSSTESEYRALANGASEVSWLETLLTELGFRVSSPSMLHCDNISTLHLASNPVLHARTKHVEIDCHFVRERVNRGSIRLEFTPSSDQLANCLTKPLVVSRFHDLRTKLNVLPCPLS, from the exons atggcgcaatttctggcgaggcaggaggcctttgctacaGAAATTTCCCTTCAGAGGGCGACAATGGAACGGCAACAACGAGAGATCGATGAGCAAGTCcaaaggatgatccagagggagcaggaggCTGACTGGAGGCACCAAGAGGCCGCTGTGGCCTTAGAGGCagctactcagttagcccgagctaatgcTGAAGCTGTTGCTCAGGCGATGatggaggctcaggccaaagcagcaggaatgcgagacCATA CCTCTAAAGCCGACTCCTCCACGTTCATTTACAGATCTGGTGCTCTTATGCTTATTGTCCTTATCTACGTGGATGATATTATCATCACGGGGTCTACATCCGCTGTTATTTCTGATCTCATTGGTTATCTTCGCACGAAATTTGCAGTCAAAAATCTGGGATCGCTTCACTATTTTCTGGGCTTACAGGTCTCTCGTTCTGCTCATGGCATGCATCTTTCACATACCAAATACATCCGCGATCTTCTCACCAAAACTGGCCTTTTGGAGTCTAAACCAATACCTACTCCCATTGCTTTGGGATCTCTATCTATCCATGATGGTGATTTGTTACCCGATGCTACTTCCTACCGCAGCATCATCGGTGCTCTCCAATTTTGCACATTCACAAGACCCGATATCTCCTACTCGGTTAACAAACTCTACCAGTTTATGCACTCTCCTACTACGGTTCATCTCCAAGCTGCGAAACGGGTTATGCGGTACCTTAAAGGCACTCCTCACTTGGGGCTTTTCATTCAGCCAGATACTATTTCCCAACTCCACTGCTTTACGGATGCGGATTGGGCCTCTTGTCCTGATGATCGCCGTAGCACTAGTGTGTATTGTGTTTTCCTTGGCCTTAACCTTCTTTCGTGGTCCTCTTCTAAGCAAAAAGTGGTCTCACGCTCTAGTACGGAATCTGAGTATCGTGCCCTTGCCAATGGTGCCTCTGAAGTCTCTTGGCTTGAAACTTTACTGACTGAACTTGGGTTCCGTGTTTCTTCTCCGTCTATGCTCCATTGTGATAATATCAGCACCCTTCATCTAGCCTCTAATCCGGTTCTGCATGCTCGTACAAAGCACGTGGAGATCGATTGTCACTTTGTTCGTGAACGGGTCAATCGCGGCAGTATTCGTCTCGAATTCACTCCATCTTCAGACCAACTTGCTAATTGTCTCACCAAACCACTTGTGGTGTCTCGTTTTCATGACTTGCGCACCAAACTCAACGTCCTTCCTTGCCCGTTGAGTTAG
- the LOC133803172 gene encoding monooxygenase 2-like isoform X2: protein MEDAVIVGAGIAGLAVAVALKRVGVKALVLERSDDLRITGAALGLYPNAWLALDALGASHKLTSIYAVIQSNDGIRPRTLHRKALLKALAEELPADSIRFSCKITAIETQEQEGSSTAFVHLEGGTVIKAKVLIGCDGVHSIVARWLGLAEPVYSGRSAVRGLAVYPQGHGLKQAAHQIVGSGKRAGFAPVTDKELYWFLVCNESPEADLRGDPEAIQREVIENYAKDFPETYLEVVKHADLSTLSWAPLMLRKPWNVAFGNLSKQNITVAGDAMHPMTPDLAQGGCLALEDAVVLGRHIGACVARNGGIVPREIVKALSDYAEVRRWRATWVIAGSFLSGWIQDGGSTWGLKFIRDAIFYKFIFKKLVNVARYDCGKLA, encoded by the exons ATGGAGGATGCTGTTATAGTAGGAGCAGGAATCGCAGGGTTAGCCGTAGCGGTGGCACTGAAGAGAGTAGGGGTTAAGGCATTGGTGTTGGAAAGATCTGATGATCTTAGAATTACTGGTGCAGCCTTGGGCCTTTACCCAAACGCTTGGCTTGCCCTTGATGCCCTTGGCGCTTCTCACAAGTTGACATCCATTTACGCCGTTATCCAAAG CAATGATGGAATTAGACCTAGAACACTACACAGGAAAGCCTTGCTAAAGGCTCTCGCGGAGGAACTTCCAGCGGATTCGATTCGCTTCTCTTGTAAGATCACTGCCATTGAAACCCAAGAACAGGAAGGTTCATCTACTGCTTTTGTTCACTTGGAAGGTGGAACTGTCATCAAAGCAAAG GTTCTGATAGGCTGTGATGGGGTGCACTCAATAGTGGCAAGGTGGTTGGGACTCGCTGAACCGGTTTATTCTGGCCGATCAGCGGTTCGTGGATTGGCTGTGTACCCTCAAGGCCATGGACTGAAACAAGCAGCACACCAGATTGTTGGTTCAGGCAAAAGGGCTGGTTTTGCTCCCGTTACTGATAAAGAGCTTTATTGGTTTTTAGTTTGTAATGAGTCTCCAG AGGCAGACCTAAGAGGAGACCCTGAAGCAATACAGAGAGAAGTAATAGAGAATTATGCGAAGGACTTCCCTGAAACGTATCTAGAAGTGGTCAAGCATGCCGACCTTTCAACATTGTCATGGGCACCATTGATGTTGAGGAAACCGTGGAACGTTGCATTTGGCAACTTAAGCAAGCAAAACATCACGGTGGCAGGGGACGCCATGCACCCCATGACACCGGACTTGGCACAGGGTGGTTGCTTGGCGCTTGAAGATGCTGTGGTGTTGGGCAGGCACATTGGGGCATGTGTCGCACGAAATGGAGGTATTGTCCCAAGAGAAATAGTTAAAGCACTATCTGATTATGCCGAGGTAAGAAGGTGGCGAGCAACTTGGGTTATCGCTGGCTCTTTCTTATCTGGGTGGATTCAAGATGGTGGGTCTACGTGGGGATTGAAGTTCATTAGGGACGCCATTTTTTACAAATTCATTTTTAAAAAGCTTGTTAATGTTGCACGTTATGATTGTGGAAAACTTGCCTAG
- the LOC133803172 gene encoding monooxygenase 2-like isoform X1: MEDAVIVGAGIAGLAVAVALKRVGVKALVLERSDDLRITGAALGLYPNAWLALDALGASHKLTSIYAVIQRASVTNLSTGAIQEISLETTNGNDGIRPRTLHRKALLKALAEELPADSIRFSCKITAIETQEQEGSSTAFVHLEGGTVIKAKVLIGCDGVHSIVARWLGLAEPVYSGRSAVRGLAVYPQGHGLKQAAHQIVGSGKRAGFAPVTDKELYWFLVCNESPEADLRGDPEAIQREVIENYAKDFPETYLEVVKHADLSTLSWAPLMLRKPWNVAFGNLSKQNITVAGDAMHPMTPDLAQGGCLALEDAVVLGRHIGACVARNGGIVPREIVKALSDYAEVRRWRATWVIAGSFLSGWIQDGGSTWGLKFIRDAIFYKFIFKKLVNVARYDCGKLA, encoded by the exons ATGGAGGATGCTGTTATAGTAGGAGCAGGAATCGCAGGGTTAGCCGTAGCGGTGGCACTGAAGAGAGTAGGGGTTAAGGCATTGGTGTTGGAAAGATCTGATGATCTTAGAATTACTGGTGCAGCCTTGGGCCTTTACCCAAACGCTTGGCTTGCCCTTGATGCCCTTGGCGCTTCTCACAAGTTGACATCCATTTACGCCGTTATCCAAAG GGCTTCTGTTACCAATTTAAGTACTGGGGCAATTCAAGAAATCTCTTTAGAGACAACTAATGG CAATGATGGAATTAGACCTAGAACACTACACAGGAAAGCCTTGCTAAAGGCTCTCGCGGAGGAACTTCCAGCGGATTCGATTCGCTTCTCTTGTAAGATCACTGCCATTGAAACCCAAGAACAGGAAGGTTCATCTACTGCTTTTGTTCACTTGGAAGGTGGAACTGTCATCAAAGCAAAG GTTCTGATAGGCTGTGATGGGGTGCACTCAATAGTGGCAAGGTGGTTGGGACTCGCTGAACCGGTTTATTCTGGCCGATCAGCGGTTCGTGGATTGGCTGTGTACCCTCAAGGCCATGGACTGAAACAAGCAGCACACCAGATTGTTGGTTCAGGCAAAAGGGCTGGTTTTGCTCCCGTTACTGATAAAGAGCTTTATTGGTTTTTAGTTTGTAATGAGTCTCCAG AGGCAGACCTAAGAGGAGACCCTGAAGCAATACAGAGAGAAGTAATAGAGAATTATGCGAAGGACTTCCCTGAAACGTATCTAGAAGTGGTCAAGCATGCCGACCTTTCAACATTGTCATGGGCACCATTGATGTTGAGGAAACCGTGGAACGTTGCATTTGGCAACTTAAGCAAGCAAAACATCACGGTGGCAGGGGACGCCATGCACCCCATGACACCGGACTTGGCACAGGGTGGTTGCTTGGCGCTTGAAGATGCTGTGGTGTTGGGCAGGCACATTGGGGCATGTGTCGCACGAAATGGAGGTATTGTCCCAAGAGAAATAGTTAAAGCACTATCTGATTATGCCGAGGTAAGAAGGTGGCGAGCAACTTGGGTTATCGCTGGCTCTTTCTTATCTGGGTGGATTCAAGATGGTGGGTCTACGTGGGGATTGAAGTTCATTAGGGACGCCATTTTTTACAAATTCATTTTTAAAAAGCTTGTTAATGTTGCACGTTATGATTGTGGAAAACTTGCCTAG